The following coding sequences are from one Leptospira ellinghausenii window:
- a CDS encoding DUF3592 domain-containing protein, producing MKIKILSRILQLLALYLFFTSVYSSLGKIITIQSGTKIFGKVVSSYKETDYSTQTGNKSYGTTHYILRPIIKYQVNGESYEIHGKILGEVGNQYHIGQTVPLYLSENQPDYAIINSFYELWYEPLRNAFFSIGLFLIGTFLGQILSKIKKTIVNLFNPQAYLDQF from the coding sequence ATGAAAATTAAAATCCTCTCGCGCATATTACAGTTATTAGCTCTTTACCTCTTCTTTACTTCGGTTTATTCGAGTTTAGGTAAAATCATTACCATTCAGTCGGGAACCAAAATTTTTGGTAAAGTTGTATCATCATACAAAGAAACCGATTATTCTACACAAACCGGTAACAAAAGTTATGGCACAACTCACTACATCCTAAGACCAATCATCAAATACCAAGTGAATGGAGAATCTTATGAAATTCATGGAAAAATTCTAGGTGAAGTCGGAAATCAATACCATATTGGACAAACAGTTCCCTTATACCTTTCTGAAAACCAACCTGATTATGCGATTATCAATTCCTTTTATGAATTGTGGTATGAGCCATTGAGAAATGCATTCTTCAGCATAGGGTTGTTTTTAATTGGAACTTTCCTGGGCCAAATTCTTTCGAAGATAAAAAAAACAATAGTCAATTTGTTCAATCCACAAGCATACTTGGATCAGTTCTAA
- a CDS encoding NADase-type glycan-binding domain-containing protein, translating to MKLKSSLFFVLILMVTFAVNCGKKLHFSMVTSTSMENGLPFLVLDGKEWKAEPGAEFVKLHFYADNAFPLTKVSIESCNGQFKDRVAAYVNFDEVYASTDIEKANSEVIFDPVVQARSVTLNFQRNQNICLKAVKFYDDAKKAYRTYTPEIVSGTVTASETASPEPTYSVMNLFDSKYENGYASVKGGVGVSFNFNFVDTKKISVIKLWNGYQRSDVHCIKNGRVKAFLLTGDDGYSAKINVEDTMGSQEIQLPSTFKGKKLTMKVEEIYPGLTEKGIVLSELRFGHDGDWFAMDTLPKSKDTAAKNYDSFSKSSLRMVLNRGLTGREVYAVSGDEAVVDQPAGAENQVAMEENMDPPTSSDWTIRLRSDGTFFLEGSTARTNYDVGEESSNRFYGLGNYEVKEMNPGKIQLRIFGFLRKQTFTNFLDYGGGDCNGCGRDCNLVKNPDPNNTEKIFQEFVTLQLKGKQFYLINSKKTDNLDFSTLELNLE from the coding sequence ATGAAACTCAAATCCAGTCTATTTTTTGTTTTGATTCTAATGGTAACATTCGCTGTCAATTGTGGGAAAAAACTCCATTTTTCAATGGTGACATCTACATCTATGGAGAATGGCCTCCCCTTTTTGGTGTTAGACGGCAAAGAATGGAAGGCTGAGCCAGGTGCAGAATTCGTTAAGTTACATTTTTATGCAGACAATGCATTCCCGTTAACCAAAGTATCGATCGAATCTTGTAATGGTCAATTTAAAGACCGAGTCGCTGCTTATGTAAACTTTGATGAAGTATATGCAAGTACGGATATAGAAAAAGCAAACTCAGAAGTTATTTTTGATCCAGTTGTGCAAGCGAGATCAGTAACTTTGAATTTTCAAAGAAACCAAAATATATGTTTAAAAGCAGTTAAATTTTACGATGATGCCAAAAAAGCATATCGAACTTATACACCAGAAATTGTATCTGGAACGGTAACCGCTTCTGAGACTGCTTCACCTGAACCAACATATTCTGTGATGAATCTATTTGATTCTAAGTATGAGAATGGGTATGCATCTGTCAAAGGTGGAGTTGGAGTATCATTTAACTTTAATTTTGTGGATACAAAAAAGATTTCTGTCATTAAACTATGGAATGGTTACCAAAGATCCGATGTCCATTGTATTAAAAATGGCAGAGTTAAAGCATTTTTATTAACTGGTGATGATGGTTATTCTGCCAAAATCAATGTAGAAGATACAATGGGTAGCCAGGAAATTCAACTGCCATCAACCTTTAAGGGTAAAAAACTAACCATGAAAGTGGAAGAGATTTATCCTGGATTGACAGAGAAAGGGATTGTTTTATCAGAACTTCGTTTTGGTCATGATGGTGATTGGTTTGCCATGGATACTCTTCCAAAATCCAAAGACACTGCTGCAAAGAATTATGATTCATTTTCCAAATCTTCACTACGTATGGTCTTAAATCGAGGTTTAACAGGTAGAGAAGTTTATGCTGTTTCAGGTGATGAAGCAGTTGTGGACCAACCTGCAGGAGCAGAAAACCAAGTGGCTATGGAAGAGAACATGGATCCTCCTACTTCCTCTGATTGGACAATTCGATTGCGTTCGGATGGGACATTCTTTTTAGAAGGTTCAACAGCGAGAACAAATTACGATGTTGGAGAAGAAAGTTCAAATCGGTTTTATGGATTAGGAAATTATGAAGTGAAAGAGATGAATCCTGGAAAAATCCAACTTCGTATCTTTGGATTTTTGCGAAAACAAACGTTTACAAACTTTTTGGATTATGGTGGTGGCGATTGTAACGGGTGTGGAAGGGATTGTAACTTAGTGAAAAATCCAGATCCAAATAATACTGAGAAAATTTTTCAAGAATTTGTTACCTTACAATTGAAAGGGAAACAGTTTTATCTAATCAATTCTAAAAAAACTGATAATCTAGATTTCTCAACATTGGAATTAAATTTAGAATAG
- a CDS encoding thioredoxin domain-containing protein, translated as MPIVVLFFFIFSCSEPLSENQYLPETLPSEESIKETLSSEIHLNQLNEKANSLGITLSEWKETEKKLVSEMDINHYWVSEKKQIRSSIQDTDAIDRLREMIRIRIVWSRIFKKSNISIKQKPYDQSRTSLLSKIEIKTSPQFGQPHSKWVVIEWSDYLCGFCKETFPHTKKLLSKYKNQIYYIHKDFPLDGDTNQSIAPLVVSRCLWDRDPVHFTDHMQNLYAHAKTMIKSEDPMPNQSGVWSECDSQRETKKYLDLVKKDWEEAKKLGVTSIPTFWVNGKWIVGALNQDTWERLLKDTSP; from the coding sequence GTGCCCATAGTCGTTTTATTTTTCTTTATTTTTTCTTGTTCTGAACCTTTGTCGGAAAATCAGTATCTACCTGAAACCTTACCTTCCGAGGAATCGATCAAGGAAACACTTTCATCAGAGATTCATTTGAACCAATTGAATGAGAAAGCAAATTCACTTGGAATTACCTTGTCAGAATGGAAGGAAACTGAGAAAAAACTTGTTTCCGAGATGGACATCAATCATTACTGGGTATCAGAGAAAAAACAAATACGAAGTTCGATACAGGATACAGATGCAATTGATCGATTGAGAGAAATGATTCGCATTCGAATTGTTTGGAGTCGTATATTTAAAAAATCAAATATAAGTATAAAACAAAAACCTTATGACCAATCAAGGACAAGTTTACTTTCAAAGATAGAAATTAAGACCTCACCTCAATTTGGCCAACCTCATTCGAAATGGGTGGTCATCGAATGGAGCGATTATTTATGTGGCTTTTGTAAGGAAACCTTTCCCCATACAAAAAAACTTTTATCGAAATACAAAAATCAAATTTATTATATCCATAAAGATTTCCCACTGGACGGAGATACAAACCAAAGTATAGCACCACTCGTTGTGTCACGTTGTTTGTGGGATAGAGATCCAGTTCATTTTACAGATCATATGCAAAACCTATATGCCCATGCGAAAACGATGATCAAATCAGAAGATCCAATGCCTAACCAATCTGGAGTTTGGTCTGAATGTGATTCACAAAGAGAAACAAAAAAATATCTAGACTTAGTAAAAAAAGATTGGGAAGAAGCAAAAAAACTTGGAGTCACTTCAATCCCTACATTTTGGGTCAATGGGAAATGGATCGTTGGTGCATTAAACCAAGATACTTGGGAAAGATTACTAAAAGATACGAGTCCATAA